A stretch of Saccharothrix texasensis DNA encodes these proteins:
- a CDS encoding phosphatase PAP2 family protein encodes MASEEESDRRPEQVAAPIRSRRWAVIAVAAFGVAALVYVLAVWTATGQALENAALRGADQVDSAEAGEAWRALDEITVYSLAVAVALIALVGVLRRRWDLAAAAVGVVVLGQVVVQGLKRFVLVRPPLVEVTGDYTHNSLPSGHTAIAMTVLFAAVIVAPHRWRGVVMLLLLPWAVGIGQYTLTAKWHRLSDTLAADAIALALAALASWWLVRRGALHRYEGRRRVGRAVIGAIAAMSAVVGLVLGGVLWGVPLARAGLAGAVRDHDYEWDVHLGAGSFASAGSLIAALVFLASWRRLAT; translated from the coding sequence GTGGCATCGGAGGAAGAGTCCGACCGCCGACCGGAGCAGGTCGCGGCACCGATCCGGTCCCGGCGGTGGGCGGTGATCGCGGTCGCGGCTTTCGGGGTGGCGGCGCTGGTCTACGTGCTGGCCGTGTGGACCGCGACGGGTCAGGCGCTGGAGAACGCCGCGTTGCGCGGCGCGGACCAGGTCGACTCGGCCGAGGCCGGTGAGGCGTGGCGGGCGCTGGACGAGATCACCGTGTACTCGCTGGCGGTGGCCGTGGCGCTGATCGCGTTGGTCGGCGTGCTGCGGCGGCGGTGGGACCTCGCGGCCGCGGCGGTCGGTGTCGTGGTGCTCGGCCAGGTCGTCGTCCAGGGCCTCAAGCGGTTCGTGCTCGTGCGGCCCCCGTTGGTGGAGGTGACCGGCGACTACACCCACAACAGCCTGCCCAGCGGGCACACCGCGATCGCCATGACCGTGCTGTTCGCCGCCGTGATCGTCGCGCCCCACCGGTGGCGCGGTGTGGTGATGCTGCTCCTGCTGCCGTGGGCGGTGGGCATCGGTCAGTACACGCTCACCGCGAAGTGGCACCGGCTCAGCGACACCCTCGCAGCCGACGCGATCGCCCTGGCCCTGGCCGCGCTCGCGTCGTGGTGGCTCGTGCGCCGCGGAGCGTTGCACCGCTACGAGGGCCGTCGCCGGGTCGGCCGGGCCGTCATCGGGGCGATCGCCGCGATGTCCGCCGTGGTCGGGCTGGTCCTGGGCGGTGTCCTGTGGGGCGTGCCGCTCGCCCGCGCCGGCCTGGCCGGCGCGGTGCGTGACCACGACTACGAGTGGGACGTCCACCTCGGTGCCGGGTCGTTCGCCTCGGCCGGGTCGCTCATCGCGGCTCTGGTGTTCCTGGCCTCCTGGCGACGGTTGGCGACCTGA
- the wrbA gene encoding NAD(P)H:quinone oxidoreductase: MSDLKIAVIYYSATGSVHAMARAAAEAAEGEVRLRKVRELAPDEAIASNEGWAAHVRQTQDVPEATLDDLEWADLLIFGTPTRYGLPTAQLKQFIDSTGPLWAQGKLVDKVATSFTSAGTAHGGQETTITALNNTFYHWGCVIVPPGYADPIQFQAGNPYGTSHVSNNGQTPPGQVELAAVTFQTRRAVRIARALKKGLTA; this comes from the coding sequence ATGTCCGACCTCAAGATCGCCGTCATCTACTACTCCGCCACAGGCAGCGTGCACGCGATGGCCCGAGCCGCGGCCGAGGCGGCCGAGGGGGAGGTGCGGCTGCGGAAGGTGCGCGAGCTGGCGCCGGACGAGGCCATCGCCAGCAACGAGGGCTGGGCTGCCCACGTCAGGCAGACCCAGGACGTCCCCGAGGCGACCTTGGACGACCTGGAGTGGGCCGACCTGCTCATCTTCGGCACGCCCACCCGGTACGGTCTGCCGACGGCGCAGCTGAAGCAGTTCATCGACTCCACCGGCCCGCTCTGGGCGCAGGGCAAACTGGTCGACAAGGTGGCGACCTCGTTCACCTCGGCGGGCACCGCGCACGGCGGCCAGGAAACCACCATCACCGCGCTGAACAACACCTTCTACCACTGGGGCTGCGTCATCGTGCCACCCGGCTACGCCGACCCGATCCAGTTCCAGGCCGGTAATCCCTACGGCACGAGCCACGTCTCCAACAACGGCCAGACCCCACCCGGCCAGGTGGAACTGGCCGCGGTGACCTTCCAGACCCGCCGCGCCGTGCGCATCGCCCGCGCTCTGAAGAAGGGCCTGACCGCCTAG
- a CDS encoding transposase — protein sequence MVFERKYSDEVRNAAVRRVVERRQAEPGNRSILREVAEEFEVGEQSLRIWVKRLDDGMFSVGEAARLRQAPRERLLARIAELEAELESAHVRIGSMEEEIEVLKKASVIFAAELAKR from the coding sequence ATGGTGTTCGAGCGGAAGTACAGCGACGAGGTGCGCAACGCCGCTGTCCGCCGCGTCGTCGAGCGCCGTCAGGCCGAGCCGGGCAACCGGTCGATCCTGCGCGAGGTGGCCGAGGAGTTCGAGGTCGGCGAGCAGTCCCTGCGGATCTGGGTGAAGCGGCTGGACGACGGGATGTTCAGCGTGGGCGAGGCGGCCAGGCTGCGGCAGGCGCCGCGGGAGCGGCTGCTGGCCCGCATCGCGGAGCTGGAGGCTGAACTGGAGTCCGCGCACGTCCGGATCGGGTCGATGGAGGAGGAGATCGAGGTGCTGAAGAAGGCCTCGGTGATCTTCGCCGCGGAGTTGGCGAAGCGGTGA
- a CDS encoding trypsin-like peptidase domain-containing protein: MARRPDGAKAVTVNTVTGHGSGPVVQAGYVAGGIHIHYSSAAQHGVRSTAARLAQRPPWLARLSRQDGSGIGVGLLIDDRHVLTCAHVAGGLLGQPAGTGTIPQGEVVVDFPFADPPVRRRATIVSWQPIEPDSSGNAASLRLTETVELIPAPLKAPSSPQGHTFSTHGFSPDTSTAHVIRGKVGSFDGPGGVWVQAEADGAAEWSPAPGFSGAPVFDHEVDAVIGIMVVRDGQRHAHVLPLTYLRDLVPLLADQIGWRLDLDPRLKTHWLPRARGSEVESDSSAWFFTGRHVARQVICDWLSAPSSGALVVTGGPGSGKSALLAHLLVSADRVLGAAVPTDGPRPPRGAFDVGVLATGLTCVDVVHRLADAAGLDAGEPLELLVGLRERVQTGHRPLSVVVDAVEEAVTVDEARHIAALLRDLADTRAVRVLAAVRTAPAGSERARILAAFGGTAQRIDLESGSYLRNQDVVDYVTSRLTGDGDLTRYRDLPRGELAAISEAVADKARSNFLVAQLVTRWLTSLSAPPVALDDFPETIGQAMDRYLDSCGPDTELTRRLLTALAFAHGDGLSRDSTWLTVANALHHGHAHTEAQLEAVFQSTANYLMERVDGNSGQPRYRLYHQALDEYLRDQCPNHAPHQAITTALIDALPLRARHRDWGATDPYPRTHLATHAAEAGLLDDLLTDPGFLLHAEPDQLRAALAYTATDHGQRAAVVYRMSFHQHRDLPPSARCRILALDAARLGMRDLQRRFDAVRDVLELPELEWRIRFATGSIRPKATMATLTGHTGYVNAVAVTEVDGRPVAVTGDFASHGRSGGTLRLWDLVEQRQIGRPLIGNVDGVHAIATTELAGRPVALTCGSGAYDGDGTVLLWDLVEQRLIGRPLSGHRGGIRAIAVAELDGRRIAVTAGDDHLVRMWDLVEQRLIGRPLQGHTMQISAIAVAEHNGRLVGVTGSLDGTVRVWDLTERKPIGDLGTHGGAIYAVAMVKVAGRLVVVTGGDEEPLRMWDLAERQELSSPITGHPAGVTAVRVTEWQGRPVAITVGSGSDERTIRVVDLVDRVQIGPPLTGHAKQVKDLAVAELHGRPAVITCVFDRSVYLWDLTERGETGRPVVGHDADIEAVAVAEGDNGCFVVTSSPFDDSDDEEPAVTVRVWDPVSQGQVGSLPARSEGARARSSQYHVIGVAELGGRPVALLSGHYTDLCMWDLADLAPVGSIWTDRGYSIRTIEATEIDGRPVVVTSCHDGAVRLWDLKAGEQIGEPLIAHADDISALAVTTMDARTVAVTGGLDRTVRVWDLAARQEIGRLVGHRTYIVAAATAELDGRPVVVTSDQETARVWDLAQQRQIGQLSTGRDTYTTHIAIAKIGHRHVVVTGDSDDTVRTWDLGTGVCLDELAMPASIECLSLGQRGTLAVAFGPDVAIFSPSLRDRY, encoded by the coding sequence GTGGCCAGGAGACCCGATGGGGCAAAGGCAGTCACGGTCAATACGGTGACGGGCCATGGTTCAGGGCCGGTGGTGCAAGCCGGGTATGTGGCCGGCGGAATCCACATTCACTACTCCTCCGCAGCGCAGCACGGTGTCCGCAGTACGGCGGCCAGGTTGGCTCAGCGGCCGCCGTGGCTGGCCCGGCTGAGCCGACAGGACGGCAGTGGCATCGGGGTTGGTCTGCTCATCGACGACCGCCACGTGCTCACCTGTGCCCATGTGGCAGGCGGGCTGTTGGGCCAACCCGCGGGCACCGGCACCATTCCGCAGGGCGAGGTGGTGGTGGACTTCCCGTTCGCCGATCCGCCTGTTCGCCGCCGCGCGACCATCGTCAGCTGGCAGCCGATCGAGCCGGACTCGTCCGGAAACGCCGCGTCGCTGCGCCTGACGGAAACGGTTGAGCTCATCCCAGCACCGTTGAAGGCGCCGTCCTCGCCTCAAGGCCACACCTTCTCCACGCACGGGTTTTCGCCGGACACGTCGACGGCACACGTGATTCGCGGCAAGGTGGGCAGTTTCGACGGTCCGGGTGGTGTGTGGGTCCAGGCTGAGGCGGACGGCGCGGCGGAATGGTCACCCGCACCGGGGTTCTCCGGTGCGCCGGTGTTCGATCATGAGGTCGATGCCGTGATCGGCATCATGGTCGTGCGCGATGGCCAACGCCATGCGCATGTGCTGCCGCTGACGTACTTGCGTGATCTGGTGCCGTTGCTGGCAGATCAGATCGGCTGGCGCCTGGATCTGGACCCGCGCCTGAAAACCCACTGGCTCCCTCGGGCCCGAGGCTCCGAGGTAGAGTCCGATTCGAGTGCCTGGTTCTTCACCGGTAGGCATGTCGCTCGCCAGGTGATCTGCGATTGGCTCTCTGCTCCCAGTTCCGGCGCACTCGTGGTGACCGGTGGCCCGGGTTCCGGAAAATCAGCTCTGCTGGCGCACCTCTTGGTCTCGGCTGACCGCGTCCTCGGTGCGGCAGTGCCGACAGATGGTCCGCGACCACCGCGCGGCGCGTTCGATGTCGGAGTCCTGGCGACTGGTCTCACCTGCGTTGATGTGGTGCACCGACTGGCCGATGCGGCAGGGCTTGATGCCGGAGAACCACTGGAACTCCTGGTCGGGCTCCGTGAACGGGTGCAGACGGGACATCGGCCGCTCAGCGTCGTGGTCGACGCGGTGGAAGAGGCCGTCACCGTTGACGAAGCGCGGCACATCGCCGCACTGCTGCGCGACCTCGCCGACACGCGCGCGGTACGGGTTCTCGCCGCTGTGCGGACAGCACCCGCCGGTAGCGAGCGGGCTCGCATCCTGGCGGCGTTCGGCGGCACCGCTCAGCGAATCGACCTGGAGTCCGGCTCGTACCTGCGGAATCAGGACGTCGTCGACTACGTGACCAGCCGGTTGACCGGCGACGGGGATCTCACCCGATACCGCGACCTCCCTCGTGGGGAGCTGGCGGCGATCAGCGAAGCGGTGGCCGACAAAGCCCGGTCCAACTTCCTCGTCGCCCAGTTGGTCACCCGCTGGCTGACGTCTCTCTCCGCTCCTCCAGTCGCTCTGGACGATTTCCCGGAAACCATCGGCCAGGCCATGGACAGGTATCTGGACAGCTGCGGTCCGGATACCGAGCTGACCCGTCGCCTGCTCACCGCGCTTGCCTTCGCCCACGGTGACGGCCTGTCCCGAGACAGCACCTGGCTCACCGTTGCGAATGCCCTGCACCACGGCCATGCGCATACCGAAGCCCAACTGGAGGCGGTGTTCCAGAGCACCGCGAACTACCTGATGGAACGCGTCGACGGCAATTCCGGGCAGCCCCGCTACCGGCTCTACCACCAGGCACTCGACGAGTACCTCCGTGACCAATGTCCCAACCACGCGCCGCACCAGGCCATCACCACCGCGCTCATCGACGCGCTACCGCTGCGAGCCCGGCACCGCGACTGGGGTGCCACCGACCCATACCCGCGCACCCACCTCGCCACGCACGCGGCCGAAGCGGGACTGCTCGACGATCTGCTGACCGATCCCGGTTTCCTGCTGCACGCCGAGCCGGACCAGTTGCGAGCCGCGCTGGCGTACACGGCAACCGATCACGGGCAGCGCGCCGCGGTCGTCTACCGGATGTCCTTTCACCAACATCGCGACCTCCCGCCCAGCGCGCGATGCCGCATCCTCGCACTCGACGCCGCGCGACTCGGCATGCGGGACCTGCAGCGCCGATTCGACGCCGTGCGGGATGTCCTGGAACTTCCCGAGCTGGAATGGCGGATCCGCTTCGCCACCGGGAGCATCCGGCCGAAGGCGACGATGGCCACGCTCACCGGTCATACCGGATACGTCAACGCCGTCGCCGTGACCGAGGTCGATGGTCGCCCGGTCGCCGTCACCGGCGATTTCGCCTCACACGGCAGGAGTGGCGGGACGCTGCGACTGTGGGATCTGGTCGAGCAACGACAGATCGGCCGGCCACTCATCGGGAACGTGGACGGCGTACACGCGATCGCGACGACCGAACTGGCGGGTCGCCCTGTCGCGCTCACCTGCGGCAGCGGAGCCTATGACGGTGACGGGACGGTGCTGTTGTGGGATCTGGTCGAGCAGCGGCTGATCGGCAGGCCGCTCAGTGGGCACCGAGGTGGCATCCGGGCGATCGCGGTGGCCGAACTGGACGGACGCCGCATTGCCGTCACCGCAGGCGACGACCACCTGGTCCGGATGTGGGACCTGGTCGAGCAGCGGCTGATCGGCAGGCCGCTCCAGGGTCACACCATGCAGATCAGTGCGATCGCGGTGGCGGAGCACAACGGCCGGCTCGTCGGCGTGACCGGGAGCCTCGACGGAACCGTGCGCGTATGGGACCTGACTGAGCGAAAACCGATCGGCGACCTCGGAACGCATGGTGGAGCCATCTACGCGGTGGCGATGGTGAAGGTGGCCGGACGTCTGGTCGTCGTCACCGGTGGTGACGAGGAACCACTGAGAATGTGGGACCTGGCGGAGCGACAGGAACTGTCCAGCCCGATCACCGGTCACCCGGCAGGCGTCACCGCGGTCAGGGTGACCGAGTGGCAGGGCAGGCCCGTCGCCATCACGGTCGGCAGTGGCTCCGACGAACGAACGATTCGTGTGGTGGACCTGGTCGACCGCGTCCAGATCGGGCCGCCGCTGACCGGCCACGCGAAGCAGGTCAAGGACCTCGCGGTGGCCGAGCTGCACGGCAGGCCCGCCGTGATCACCTGTGTCTTCGACAGGTCGGTCTACCTCTGGGACTTGACCGAGCGGGGCGAGACCGGTCGACCTGTCGTCGGCCACGACGCCGATATCGAGGCAGTGGCGGTGGCAGAAGGAGACAACGGTTGCTTCGTTGTCACCAGCAGTCCCTTCGACGACTCGGATGATGAGGAGCCCGCCGTCACGGTGCGGGTGTGGGATCCGGTCTCGCAGGGGCAAGTCGGCTCGCTACCCGCCCGTTCCGAGGGCGCCCGCGCCAGGTCGAGTCAGTACCACGTCATCGGGGTAGCCGAGCTTGGCGGTCGTCCCGTCGCGTTGCTCAGCGGTCATTACACCGATCTCTGCATGTGGGACCTGGCCGACTTGGCGCCGGTGGGTAGCATCTGGACGGACCGCGGCTACAGCATCAGGACAATCGAGGCAACCGAGATCGACGGTCGCCCGGTCGTCGTCACCAGCTGCCACGACGGTGCGGTGCGGCTCTGGGATCTGAAGGCCGGTGAACAGATCGGCGAACCGCTCATCGCCCACGCCGACGACATCTCCGCCTTGGCGGTGACCACGATGGACGCGCGCACCGTGGCGGTGACCGGTGGGTTGGACAGAACCGTGCGGGTCTGGGACCTGGCCGCGCGCCAGGAGATCGGCAGGCTCGTCGGCCACCGCACGTACATAGTGGCGGCCGCGACGGCCGAGCTGGACGGTCGACCTGTCGTGGTCACCAGTGATCAGGAGACCGCACGGGTGTGGGACCTGGCACAGCAACGGCAGATCGGGCAGCTGTCCACGGGGCGCGATACGTACACCACGCACATCGCGATCGCCAAGATCGGCCACCGACACGTCGTAGTGACCGGTGACTCTGACGACACTGTGCGGACATGGGACCTCGGCACGGGCGTCTGCCTTGACGAGTTGGCGATGCCCGCGTCCATCGAATGCCTGTCCCTCGGTCAGCGGGGAACTCTGGCGGTCGCCTTCGGACCTGATGTGGCGATCTTCTCTCCGTCCCTCCGGGACAGATATTGA
- a CDS encoding DUF488 family protein — translation MREALGVVGVGYEGLDVEGFVSRLADLGVHVLADVRLTPISRKRGFSKRALAEAVSGAGVEYLHLRELGNPKDNRPGFAGDDVALSRARGRYADLLDVGAADSALDRLAVLAGERRVAVMCFEADEERCHRHVVLEAVRARLDQVSV, via the coding sequence GTGCGAGAGGCTTTGGGTGTGGTGGGTGTCGGGTACGAGGGCCTGGACGTGGAGGGCTTCGTGTCCCGGCTGGCCGACCTCGGCGTGCACGTCCTGGCGGACGTCCGGTTGACGCCGATCTCGCGCAAGCGCGGCTTCAGCAAGCGTGCGTTGGCCGAGGCGGTGTCCGGGGCCGGGGTGGAGTACCTGCACCTGCGCGAGTTGGGCAACCCGAAGGACAACAGGCCGGGGTTTGCCGGTGACGACGTGGCGTTGTCGCGGGCTCGCGGGCGGTACGCGGACCTGCTGGATGTGGGGGCCGCGGATAGTGCTCTGGACCGGCTGGCGGTGCTGGCGGGGGAGCGGCGGGTGGCGGTGATGTGCTTCGAGGCCGACGAGGAGCGCTGTCACCGGCACGTGGTGCTGGAGGCGGTTCGTGCCCGTCTGGATCAGGTGTCGGTCTAG
- a CDS encoding GNAT family N-acetyltransferase: protein MNVAEREPGLPLGRADGDEHPQLVATLTGAFRDDPLFAWLFPDRATRPHRSKEFLQAIVESTAGHGGLVMTSPDYECAYLAYPPGWHGESAEDSALDRPGLRDRADAVGTLTRLLGQHRRGLPPHLYCTYIGTRPEAQGQGRGRALMAGFAAWCDAEAVGFYAEATSPRSLALYERTGFPRLGDPITLPNGPRLQPVWRSPRNPEPSPHQ, encoded by the coding sequence GTGAACGTCGCGGAACGGGAACCGGGACTGCCGCTGGGTCGAGCCGACGGTGATGAGCACCCCCAGCTGGTGGCGACCCTGACGGGTGCGTTCCGTGACGACCCGCTGTTCGCGTGGCTGTTCCCGGACCGGGCGACACGCCCGCACCGCTCAAAGGAGTTCCTCCAGGCGATCGTCGAGTCGACCGCCGGCCACGGCGGACTCGTGATGACCTCGCCCGACTACGAGTGCGCCTACCTGGCGTACCCGCCCGGCTGGCACGGCGAATCCGCCGAGGACAGTGCCCTCGACCGCCCAGGGCTGCGTGACCGGGCCGACGCCGTGGGAACGCTGACGCGACTGCTGGGACAACACCGTCGCGGCCTGCCGCCACACCTCTACTGCACCTACATCGGCACCAGGCCCGAGGCGCAGGGCCAGGGCAGGGGCCGGGCACTGATGGCCGGCTTCGCGGCCTGGTGCGACGCCGAGGCCGTCGGCTTCTACGCCGAGGCGACCTCACCGAGAAGCCTGGCGCTGTACGAGCGCACCGGGTTCCCCCGCCTCGGCGACCCGATAACCCTGCCGAACGGACCTCGTCTCCAACCGGTCTGGCGCAGCCCACGAAACCCGGAACCGAGCCCGCACCAGTGA
- a CDS encoding NACHT domain-containing protein produces MSVEAALIALGTVAVRTATKLWLGDHKIAAEVGGAAVDHLSGQLTRERDRRKFARLLDNFADAVVDRIEPIIDAEFRALPEHERLAAIDAVRDTFDEVDLDDDDLFAADLDAGHLDRAIRRRVPARSALLSADGTALHDLLLRECCGYVIEISRGLPAFSANALTELLRRDREMLDGIREVLARLPQRDRTDGFDYDYRQLVARKLDHVEMFGVTLADASRRYPLSVAYISVMASADELSPIHRVEELLAGARRVFIRGEAGLGKTTLLQWVAVRSALSDFPDRLADWNGTVPFFIPLRRYAGRDLPAPERFLDEVGKYVAGEMPHGWMQRKLRDGSALLLVDGVDELAAGRRDEARTWLRDLVGAFPLARVIVTSRPGAAPSQWLDDARFSVLDLQPMSRADVRLFVTRWHDAMRLGCIDDESRQALDDYETGLLELLDTRGHLRKLAGYPLLCALLCALHRDRRATLPTNRMELYEVALQMLLERRDVERKIGAIEGLGRTEKVLLLADLAYWLIRNGYTDVDVPRALYRISQRLHLMPQVRAGNQDVYRHLLERSGLLREPVDGRVDFIHRTFQEYLAAQDAMNTDDVGTVVQHAHLDQWHEVVVMAVGHASQTQREELLGRLLERGDLNLLVLASLETAPELSGSLRREIQLNTARLLPPSSINKAKAIAAAGPFVLDLLADCQPQTVDEVTATIRALAETRIEEALPVIARFASDPRPRVFEEVLRCMAFFDVREYGEAVLAKSTLPRLLVDSEVALTAVKYMGSLKQVHLPHPGQGWSSAVRYELPDQVSNLRISGWPEEHLASIRTRLRLANLSIIEMDLGDLRSLEFAESVVELRIEGGSLRSFAGVERWADSLKKVSVVGYGSVDPGLLDDLRIAMPHVTVFP; encoded by the coding sequence ATGTCCGTCGAAGCCGCCCTGATCGCGCTGGGCACGGTTGCCGTCCGCACCGCCACCAAGTTGTGGCTGGGCGATCACAAGATCGCCGCGGAGGTCGGCGGCGCCGCGGTCGACCACCTGTCCGGCCAACTGACCAGGGAACGCGATCGGCGCAAGTTCGCGCGGCTCCTGGACAACTTCGCCGACGCCGTGGTTGACCGGATCGAGCCCATCATCGACGCGGAGTTCCGCGCGCTCCCGGAGCACGAGCGGCTGGCCGCGATCGACGCCGTCCGCGACACGTTCGACGAGGTAGACCTCGATGACGACGACCTGTTCGCGGCCGACCTCGACGCAGGCCACCTGGACCGGGCGATCCGCCGCCGCGTGCCGGCGCGGAGCGCACTGCTGTCGGCGGACGGCACGGCGTTGCACGACCTGTTGCTGCGCGAGTGCTGCGGCTACGTCATCGAGATCTCCCGCGGCCTGCCCGCGTTCTCCGCGAACGCCTTGACCGAGCTACTGCGCCGGGACCGCGAGATGCTCGACGGCATCCGTGAGGTCCTGGCCCGCCTGCCGCAGCGCGACCGCACAGACGGGTTCGACTACGACTACCGGCAGCTCGTCGCGCGCAAGCTCGACCACGTCGAGATGTTCGGCGTGACGCTGGCCGACGCGAGCCGGCGCTACCCGCTGTCGGTCGCCTACATCAGCGTCATGGCCTCCGCCGACGAGCTCAGCCCCATCCACCGGGTCGAGGAGCTGCTAGCCGGTGCGCGGCGGGTGTTCATCCGGGGCGAGGCCGGGCTCGGGAAGACGACGCTGTTGCAGTGGGTCGCGGTGCGCAGCGCGTTGAGCGACTTCCCCGACCGGCTGGCCGACTGGAACGGGACGGTGCCGTTCTTCATTCCGCTGCGGCGCTACGCGGGCCGCGACCTGCCCGCGCCGGAGCGGTTCCTGGACGAGGTCGGCAAGTACGTCGCGGGCGAGATGCCGCACGGCTGGATGCAGCGCAAACTACGCGACGGCAGCGCGTTGTTGTTGGTCGACGGCGTGGACGAGTTGGCGGCTGGCCGCCGCGACGAGGCGCGCACGTGGCTGCGCGACCTGGTCGGCGCGTTTCCGCTGGCGCGGGTGATCGTCACGTCCCGGCCTGGCGCCGCGCCTTCGCAGTGGCTGGATGACGCGCGGTTCTCGGTGCTGGACCTGCAGCCGATGAGCCGGGCCGACGTCCGGCTGTTCGTGACGCGGTGGCACGACGCGATGCGGTTGGGATGCATCGACGACGAGTCGCGCCAGGCGCTCGACGACTATGAGACCGGGTTGCTCGAACTACTGGACACCCGTGGCCACCTGCGCAAGCTCGCCGGGTACCCGCTGCTGTGCGCGTTGTTGTGCGCCCTGCACCGGGACCGGCGTGCCACGCTGCCCACCAACCGGATGGAGCTGTACGAGGTGGCGTTGCAGATGCTGCTGGAGCGGCGCGACGTCGAGCGCAAGATCGGCGCGATCGAAGGGCTGGGCCGGACCGAGAAGGTGTTGTTGCTGGCCGACCTGGCGTACTGGCTCATTCGCAACGGCTACACGGACGTCGACGTGCCGCGGGCGCTCTACCGCATCTCTCAGCGGCTGCACCTGATGCCCCAGGTCCGGGCGGGCAACCAGGATGTCTATCGGCACCTGCTGGAACGCTCGGGGCTGCTGCGCGAGCCGGTCGATGGCCGGGTCGACTTCATCCACCGCACGTTCCAGGAGTACCTGGCCGCCCAGGACGCCATGAACACCGATGACGTGGGCACGGTGGTGCAGCACGCCCACCTGGACCAGTGGCACGAGGTGGTCGTGATGGCGGTCGGCCATGCGTCGCAGACGCAGCGCGAGGAGCTGTTGGGGCGACTGCTCGAACGGGGCGATCTGAACCTGCTGGTGCTGGCGTCATTGGAGACCGCGCCCGAGCTGAGCGGGTCGCTGCGGCGGGAGATCCAGCTGAACACGGCACGGCTGCTGCCGCCGTCGTCCATCAACAAGGCGAAGGCGATCGCGGCGGCGGGCCCGTTCGTGCTCGACCTGCTGGCGGACTGCCAACCACAGACCGTCGACGAGGTGACGGCGACGATTCGGGCGTTGGCCGAGACGCGGATCGAGGAGGCGTTGCCGGTCATCGCACGGTTCGCCTCCGATCCCCGGCCCCGGGTGTTCGAGGAGGTCCTGCGGTGCATGGCCTTCTTCGACGTCCGGGAGTACGGCGAGGCGGTGTTGGCGAAGTCGACCCTGCCGCGCCTGCTCGTGGACAGCGAAGTCGCGCTGACCGCGGTGAAGTACATGGGCTCGCTGAAACAGGTCCACCTGCCGCACCCCGGCCAAGGCTGGTCATCGGCGGTCCGCTACGAATTGCCCGACCAGGTGTCGAACCTGAGGATCTCCGGGTGGCCGGAGGAGCACCTGGCGTCGATCAGGACAAGGTTGCGCCTGGCGAACCTCAGCATCATCGAGATGGACCTGGGGGACCTCCGTTCGCTCGAGTTCGCGGAGTCGGTCGTGGAGCTGCGGATCGAGGGTGGCTCGCTGCGGTCGTTCGCCGGCGTCGAGAGGTGGGCGGACTCGCTGAAGAAGGTGTCCGTGGTGGGTTACGGGTCGGTCGACCCGGGCCTGCTGGACGACCTCAGGATCGCGATGCCGCACGTGACCGTGTTCCCGTGA
- a CDS encoding diacylglycerol/lipid kinase family protein: MTHVYVRLSQGIRSGVDLVKAVRVDPWRDGLRVAVVVHPVAVVEHSGFRDLVSHTARDRGWCEPRWFETTRDDAGTGVTALALRDHPHLVLACGGDGTVNAVAAGLAHTGVAMGIVPIGTGNLVARNLGIGSAVEDAVASAFDGVDRRVDMGLLDGRPFIGMGGIGLDAEMVRDTSPRMKRLLGWPAYLPAVLKGLRSGASRVAVRLDDGPWLTRRVLGAVVGNIGALQGGVSLLPEADPADGLLDLALLRDVHTRGWLVTAGRLIGSRRVDGPAVERFRFRRLELRSNRTKPFEVDGEVCGTTRTLKVEVDPGALVVKVPA, translated from the coding sequence GTGACCCACGTGTACGTTCGCCTGTCGCAGGGCATCCGGTCCGGTGTCGACCTCGTGAAGGCGGTTCGGGTGGATCCATGGCGTGACGGGCTTCGTGTGGCGGTGGTCGTTCACCCGGTCGCCGTAGTGGAGCACTCCGGATTTCGGGACCTGGTATCCCACACCGCCCGGGACCGCGGCTGGTGCGAGCCGCGGTGGTTCGAGACCACCCGTGACGATGCCGGGACAGGGGTGACGGCACTCGCCCTGCGCGACCACCCGCACCTGGTCCTGGCGTGTGGCGGAGACGGCACGGTCAACGCGGTGGCCGCCGGATTGGCGCACACCGGGGTGGCGATGGGCATCGTGCCGATCGGCACGGGCAACCTCGTGGCCCGGAACCTGGGGATCGGCAGCGCGGTGGAAGACGCCGTCGCGTCGGCGTTCGACGGGGTGGACCGCCGCGTCGACATGGGTCTGCTGGACGGACGCCCGTTCATCGGCATGGGCGGGATCGGCCTGGACGCGGAGATGGTCCGCGACACCTCGCCCAGGATGAAGCGCCTCCTGGGATGGCCCGCATACCTACCAGCGGTCCTCAAGGGTCTGAGGTCGGGCGCCAGTCGGGTGGCGGTACGGTTGGACGACGGCCCGTGGCTGACCCGCCGCGTCCTGGGGGCGGTCGTCGGCAACATCGGCGCTCTGCAGGGCGGGGTTTCCCTCCTGCCGGAGGCTGATCCCGCCGACGGGCTCCTGGACCTGGCGTTGCTGCGCGACGTGCACACCAGGGGTTGGCTCGTCACGGCGGGACGGCTGATCGGTTCCCGCCGGGTGGACGGACCGGCGGTGGAACGGTTCCGGTTCCGACGCCTGGAGTTGCGCAGCAACCGCACCAAGCCGTTCGAGGTCGACGGAGAAGTCTGCGGCACGACCAGGACGCTGAAGGTCGAGGTGGACCCCGGAGCGCTCGTCGTCAAGGTGCCGGCATGA